A stretch of Scheffersomyces stipitis CBS 6054 chromosome 2, complete sequence DNA encodes these proteins:
- the KIN28 gene encoding serine-threonine kinase, subunit of RNA Pol TFIIK (cyclin-dependent serine-threonine kinase 7, subunit of RNA Pol TFIIK~go_funtion protein kinase activity; ATP binding~go_process protein amino acid phosphorylation): protein MATTSTTTAKTVPDSIVQNKYSKDRKVGEGTYAVVYLGNQVSTKRRIAIKEIKTGIFKDGLDMSAIREVKYLQELKHPNVIELVDVFSTTNNLNLVLEFLPCDLEVLIKDTSIVFKSSDIKSWLLMTLRGIHHCHRNFILHRDLKPNNLLLAPDGQLKIADFGLARSLGNPNEDLSSNVVTRWYRSPELLFGARHYTGAVDIWSIGIIFAELMLRTPYLPGKDDVDQLDVTFRALGTPTEQIWPNVSSLPMYNALRVYPPPSRQELRNRFSAATEKALDLLISMTQLDPSRRCDSTQALLHEFFTENPRPTEPENLPKKKEKVKSEDELDESNKRRKI from the coding sequence ATGGCTACTACTAGTACTACCACTGCAAAGACAGTGCCTGACTCCATTGTCCAGAACAAATACTCAAAGGATAGGAAGGTTGGTGAAGGTACCTATGCTGTTGTGTATCTTGGTAACCAGGTCTCCACTAAGAGAAGAATAGCTATCAAAGAGATCAAGACAGGAATATTCAAGGATGGGTTGGATATGTCGGCTATACGAGAGGTtaaatatcttcaagaactcaaGCACCCCAATGTTATTGAATTGGTGGATGTTTTTTCTACCACTAAtaacttgaacttggtTCTAGAATTTTTACCTTGTGATTTGGAAGTGCTTATCAAAGATACCAGTATAGTGTTCAAGTCGTCTGACATCAAGTCGTGGTTGTTAATGACTTTACGAGGTATTCACCACTGTCATAGAAACTTCATTTTGCATCGGGATTTAAAACCCAACAATTTGCTTCTTGCTCCAGATGGCCAATTAAAGATAGCTGATTTTGGTTTGGCGCGATCTTTGGGAAATCCAAATGAGgatctttcttcaaatgtaGTAACCAGATGGTATAGGTCTCCCGAGTTGTTATTTGGTGCTAGGCATTATACCGGAGCTGTAGATATCTGGTCCATAGGGATAATCTTTGCAGAGTTAATGTTGAGAACGCCGTACTTGCCTGGAAAAGATGATGTAGACCAGTTGGATGTGACGTTCAGAGCTTTGGGGACACCAACCGAGCAGATATGGCCCAACGTTTCAAGTTTACCCATGTACAATGCGTTGAGAGTATATCCTCCTCCTTCAAGACAAGAGTTGAGAAACAGATTCAGTGCTGCTACAGAAAAGGCATTGGACTTATTGATCTCCATGACACAGTTGGATCCCAGTAGAAGATGTGATCTGACCCAAGCGCTATTGCATGAATTCTTTACTGAGAATCCCAGACCCACAGAGCCAGAAAACCTTcctaagaagaaagagaaagtaaAAAGTGAAGACGAGTTGGATGAATCTaataaaagaagaaaaatatAA
- a CDS encoding predicted protein, translated as MENYETGSDLNDLISDVSVKFNNSKVSQIRCVLLHLCKFRIIEESSKILTTKPKLNEVLHLGEASVYQLCYLLKKILDALRIPAEVVLGFWKKPNEFYHNEQYVINHSWLSILLDSKFYILDLYNFKNGSVCNIRENAEGFNEFYFLARPLSVVSTHIPSVIDLQHVLPPIDPSIAFYLPRAYSGFYRSGLKFRNFNNALTRLRDLEFFELELNIPVDVELFTLVKTSKVTTNELSLCQIQWNNNKKIAKIKAILPEGESIGVLQIFAGPKGLQKHFDNIHELAVVIPLYHTGDYKPSKFIPRFPTVQSQNNDLYVRQPQTNKIIVKNAYNFEIDSYPSTGLNSGSGLMNQDFKIVIESPSGKYFKMTKDDPSKPFGTFAANIKCTELGLYRGLVIGDSGNSWYVFTQWESVPGTVTN; from the coding sequence ATGGAAAACTATGAGACAGGTAGCGACCTCAATGATTTAATATCTGATGTGAGTGTtaaattcaacaactccaaagTCAGTCAAATAAGATGCGTTTTACTCCATCTTTGTAAATTTCGAATCATTGAAGAGTCCAGCAAGATTCTTACAACGAAGCCTAAGTTGAACGAAGTATTACACCTAGGCGAGGCTTCAGTATACCAGCTTTGTTACTTGCTTAAAAAGATTCTCGATGCCTTGCGAATCCCAGCAGAAGTGGTTTTAGGGTTCTGGAAGAAGCCCAATGAATTCTATCACAACGAGCAATATGTCATTAATCACAGTTGGTTGTCCATCTTGTTAGACAGCAAATTCTATATCTTGGATCtttacaatttcaagaatggtTCAGTCTGTAACATTCGGGAGAATGCTGAAGGCTTTAACGAATTCTACTTCTTAGCCAGACCCTTGAGCGTTGTTTCCACACACATTCCTTCCGTTATCGATCTCCAACATGTTCTTCCTCCTATAGATCCTAGTATCGCATTCTATTTGCCCAGAGCTTACTCGGGTTTCTACAGGAGCGgattgaaattcagaaacttcaacaatgctTTGACCAGACTTAGAGACTTGGAATTTTTTGAgttagaattgaatattcCAGTAGATGTGGAATTGTTCACATTGGTCAAGACATCTAAGGTCACTACCAACGAACTCAGTTTGTGCCAAATTCAAtggaacaacaacaagaaaattgcaAAGATTAAGGCTATTCTCCCAGAAGGAGAATCTATCGGGGTTTTGCAAATCTTTGCCGGACCAAAAGGATTGCAGAAGCATTTTGACAATATCCACGAGTTGGCTGTTGTTATTCCCTTGTATCACACCGGCGACTACAAGCCCTCCAAGTTCATTCCCAGATTTCCTACAGTCCAAAGTCagaacaacgacttgtatGTGAGACAACCTCAAACAAACAAAATTATAGTCAAAAATGCTTATAATTTTGAAATAGATCTGTATCCATCAACAGGATTGAACAGCGGATCGGGTTTGATGAACCAGGACTTCAAAATTGTCATTGAATCACCTTCGGGAAAATATTTTAAAATGACCAAAGACGATCCCCTGAAGCCATTCGGAACATTCGCTGCTAACATAAAATGTACGGAGCTTGGTCTCTACCGTGGGCTCGTTATTGGTGATAGTGGTAACAGTTGGTATGTTTTCACTCAATGGGAAAGTGTCCCAGGTACGGTCACCAATTAG
- a CDS encoding predicted protein translates to MSVPQPPFKVKTKVSWAGEEDGDLGFLENEIIEVYSIVDESWWSGKLRRNRAEGIFPKDYVEVIPELNKSVSSHSIGTPKAQTPVQTPIQTPVKEADYGKFKHSRASGTPTGMYNSYNGSKSVSPKRYHHVNVDADGSFEVEDAVNCTYDGIYDSSNGMSSSNRSSPKKIRSANKLVSSTQHPRYRNSHNGYQQQQHEDFDREREMENFRTLQQQQNYHIKKSPSHNMKSSVQTQQQEFRQSSYSPENSNSIYGKHQGKSNSRSGSQQNLSQSAVQGHPPQVKSQSYVDIPYRNQQNNTVESFVSEGSPSRQARRARYDADAVNEYEIISQKRAQLELELSQLKQLERSTQKKRVHNPHLQHKSGQVSRGSNDDSLVNSLESSYISEDLLSSKKNYSSREDLGKKLAKFESVDDEDDDYFNDNESSPPPPPPKHTTPIKAIEAIRDNDSPLRKSGNKVPFDADDFRFSGSNRLHQGQVSEEDVYRVSQLQQDDLKNSIKSLQSDVLNLSELSATSAGSFMRHKYERDIQQQEMKLHSLSINEEEEKRSPKQNGKDVMDSVFQEKKSRHPNIFKMLLSKKSDNEINVIERKLQKDEEIDWTTFKMDLNQPEEWSEKRAR, encoded by the exons ATGTCCGTACCACAGCCTCCGTTCAAAGTCAAAACCAAGGTGTCTTGGGCTGGAGAAGAGGATGGTGACTTGGGGTTTCTTGAAAACGAGATTATTGAAGTGTACTCCATCGTCGATGAATCATGGTGGTCGGGAAAGCTCAGACGAAACAGAGCTGAAGGTATCTTCCCCAAGGACTACGTTGAGGTGATTCCAGAGTTGAATAAATCAGTATCCAGTCACTCCATTGGTACCCCCAAAGCACAGACTCCCGTCCAGACTCCCATCCAGACTCCCGTCAAAGAAGCTGACTATGGTAAGTTCAAACATAGCAGAGCCAGCGGAACTCCTACGGGAATGTATAACTCTTACAACGGTTCCAAGTCAGTATCTCCCAAGAGATACCACCATGTCAATGTTGATGCTGACGGCTCATTTGAAGTCGAAGATGCTGTCAATTGCACCTATGATGGCATCTACGATTCTTCTAATGGCATGTCGCTGTCAAACCGAAGCTCACCCAAGAAAATCAGATCTGCCAACAAGCTCGTTTCATCTACCCAACATCCTCGGTACCGAAACAGCCATAATGGgtaccagcagcagcaacacGAGGATTTTGACAGAGAACGCGAAATGGAAAACTTTCGTACCctccaacagcaacagaacTACCACATCAAGAAACTGCCTCTGCACAATATGAAATCGCTGGTTCAAACCCAACAGCAAGAATTCAGACAATCCTCATATTCACCGGAAAATAGTAACTCCATCTATGGAAAACATCAAGGAAAGTCCAATTCAAGATCAGGCTCGCAACAGAACTTGTCTCAATCTGCTGTCCAGGGACATCCTCCGCAAGTAAAGTCGCAATCGTATGTTGATATACCCTACAGAAATCAACAGAATAACACCGTAGAAAGTTTTGTTTCCGAGGGATCTCCCTCACGTCAAGCTAGGAGGGCCAGATACGACGCTGATGCCGTGAATGAATACGAGATCATCTCCCAGAAAAGGGCCCAATTGGAGTTGGAGTTACTGCAGTTGAAGCAGTTGGAAAGGTCTacccagaagaaaagagtcCACAACCCCCATCTTCAACACAAGCTGGGCCAAGTCAGTCGTGGCAGCAATGATGATTCCTTAGTGAACTCATTAGAATCTAGCTATATTAGCGAAGACCTCTtatcttccaagaagaactactCTTCCAGAGAGgatcttggaaagaagCTTGCTAAGTTCGAAAGTGttgacgacgaagatgatgacTATTTCAACGATAACGAGTCGTCTccaccacctcctccaccaAAACATACTACACCTATCAAGGCTATTGAAGCTATCAGAGACAACGATAGTCCACTTAGAAAAAGTGGAAACAAAGTTCCTTTTGATGCTGATGACTTCAGGTTTTCTGGTTCAAATCGCCTCCATCAGGGTCAAGTATCCGAAGAAGATGTCTACAGAGTGTCCCAGCTTCAGCAGgatgacttgaagaactcgATCAAGTCGTTGCAAAGTGATGTCTTAAATTTATCTGAACTCAGTGCCACAAGTGCTGGTTCTTTTATGAGACACAAGTACGAGAGAGacatccaacaacaagaaatgaagtTACACAGCTTATCcatcaatgaagaagaggaaaaaaGATCACCTAAGCAAAACGGGAAAGATGTTATGGACTCCGTTTTCCAGGAAAAGAAATCGAGGCATCCTAAtattttcaagatgttgttgctgaagaagagcGACAACGAGATCAATGTTATTGAAAGAAAGCTCCAAaaggacgaagaaattgacTGGACCACTTTCAAAATGGATCTTAATC aaccagaagagtGGTCAGAGAAGAGGGCTCGTTGA
- a CDS encoding chaperonin, whose protein sequence is MQAPVVYLNTSTERKTGRRAQIANITTAKAVADIIRTCLGPKAMLKMLLDPMGGIVLTNDGHSILREIDVSHPAAKSMIELSRTQDEEVGDGTTTVIILAGEILAQTFPYIEKNIHPVIIIQALKRALTDALEIIHSVSVPVDPENEEALTKLIGAAIGTKYVHKWSKKMCNLALTAVKTVMIKKGDYKEIDTKRYVRFEKIPGGEVEDSEVLDGILLNKDVTHPKMKRHIESPRVILLDCPLEYKKGESQTNIEITKEEDWNRILQIEEEQVKLMCEQILELKPDLVITEKGVSDLAQHYLLKGGVTALRRVKKSDNNRISRATGATIVNRVEDLKESDVGTKCGLFKVELIGDEYFSYIVKCKEPQACTIVLRGPSKDILNEIERNLQDAMAVTRNILFEPSLSPGGGATEMAVSVKLSEKAKSIEGVAQWPYQAVADAFEVIPRTLIQNCGGKPIRVLAQLRAKHAQGEHTWGIDGENGTIVDMNEYGIWEPEVIKQQSIKTAIDSASMLLRVDDIVSGVRQQQ, encoded by the coding sequence ATGCAGGCTCCAGTCGTATATCTTAATACCTCCACAGAGAGAAAGACAGGCAGAAGAGCCCAGATCGCCAACATCACCACCGCCAAAGCGGTCGCTGATATCATCAGAACATGTCTTGGCCCCAAGGcgatgttgaagatgttATTGGATCCAATGGGCGGCATTGTTTTGACCAATGATGGCCACTCCATCTTAAGAGAGATCGATGTGTCTCATCCAGCAGCCAAATCCATGATTGAATTGTCGAGAACGcaagacgaagaagtcGGCGACGGTACTACAACCGTGATCATTTTGGCTGGTGAAATTTTGGCACAAACGTTTCCATATATCGAGAAGAATATCCACCCTGTCATTATCATTCAGGCATTGAAGAGAGCCTTGACTGATGCCTTGGAGATCATTCACAGCGTTTCTGTCCCTGTAGACCCTGAAAACGAGGAAGCTCTCACTAAGTTGATCGGTGCCGCTATCGGAACCAAGTATGTTCACAAATGGTCGAAGAAGATGTGTAACTTGGCTTTGACTGCCGTCAAAACCGTTATGATCAAGAAGGGAGATTACAAGGAAATCGACACCAAGAGGTATGTTCGTTTCGAAAAGATCCCCGGCGgagaagtagaagactctGAAGTCTTGGACGggatcttgttgaacaaggatGTTACCCATcccaagatgaagagacACATTGAGCTGCCTCGTGTGATATTGTTGGATTGCCCATTGGAATATAAGAAGGGAGAATCGCAAaccaatattgaaattaccaaggaagaagactgGAACAGAATATTACAGatcgaagaagagcaagTCAAATTGATGTGCGAACAGATCTTAGAGCTCAAGCCCGACTTGGTCATCACCGAAAAGGGTGTCTCTGACTTGGCCCAACACTACCTCTTGAAGGGTGGAGTAACTGCCTTGAGAAGAGTCAAAAAGTcagacaacaacagaatcTCCCGTGCTACCGGAGCCACCATTGTTAATAGAGtagaagacttgaaagaGTCGGACGTTGGTACCAAGTGTGGATTGTTCAAAGTCGAATTGATTGGCGACGAGTACTTTTCCTACATCGTCAAGTGTAAGGAACCACAAGCATGTACAATCGTATTGAGAGGTCCTTCCAAGGATATTTTGAACGAAATAGAACGTAACTTGCAGGATGCCATGGCTGTGACCAGAAATATCTTGTTCGAACCTTCATTGTCTCCAGGTGGAGGTGCCACAGAAATGGCTGTCTCTGTCAAATTGTCTGAAAAGGCTAAAAGCATCGAAGGTGTAGCCCAATGGCCTTATCAGGCAGTAGCCGATGCTTTTGAAGTCATCCCTAGAACATTGATCCAGAACTGTGGTGGTAAACCCATCAGAGTTTTGGCACAATTGAGAGCCAAGCACGCTCAGGGTGAACACACCTGGGGGATTGACGGGGAAAACGGTACCATTGTCGATATGAATGAATACGGCATCTGGGAACCAGAAGTAATCAAGCAGCAATCGATCAAGACCGCTATAGATAGTGCCTCGATGTTGTTGAGAGTGGATGACATCGTCAGTGGTGTTCGTCAGCAGCAATAG
- a CDS encoding predicted protein: MGIDYINANFTGLDDLASVSSKLDHLNKLRHSIKNAVDVKVGDTESASTSSFSVDSEKLNSSIDKIISVLDYSSETTDLADALANIDALILEFGSLDFLTKLRNQLAEKISVQKSIKLLHEANDVHQQLTSALSITELADIAKKVKLSIPVDDPVSDQLLEILNTKVEMLVSEKRNSIQPKFSKLLHDSNWLQSNSDISTIPSATLNAINRYVNDLVDLQSILDPPSYPSTWWALDILLEPIITRFNYHFNTPHMETNKISKPEWALDFIEKFLSDNLALLNLVVEHIFKLCHRIATFEIITTLLNPLREKILSSIKVLNANIDKYSEQPVNLEKSGRLLSHLIFELSSFDQRLRNIYKYNPYIENLAQAPSKKWTGLTGDVMLRGNDESLAVTNWLNFEKQLANKRFNSEILNSDDAFRIDFDYQGSFDEDDSEVVKNVIKPTYSAYAIVKLFDNLSSHFQTLSIVKYQLKYVSSIQLDLLDKYFERLDKMRKEFNNSFNQKAMLNLIPGGLNEKNVREVNTDTVKLGMANLQTISELFCSAKFISNALEQWSEELIFIQLWEAFKSVSKDAGLSIFDGTIRQYDSLVEKSLVLYEEFFRKEIRTSLKNYVNSSQWNISSNEAPEVPQELIVLGNNLLTYLDYVKRTMSKLDYFLVSDRVVSLISIILTEYIVTNNQFSKDGAAQLKFDFEYIVSELRDSLYLEGDKTELSNSSNHDFLRLSQSVEFLSKLDAATAKQYQRKQEQFQELRDQFADGLEALSNHNIGDLLLRIV, from the coding sequence ATGGGCATAGACTACATCAACGCCAACTTCACAGGTCTCGACGACTTGGCGTCTGTCTCTTCGAAACTAGACCATCTCAACAAGCTCCGTCATTCCATCAAGAATGCTGTAGACGTGAAAGTTGGCGATACTGAATCTGCATCAACCTCTTCGTTCTCTGTAGactctgaaaaattgaaccTGTCCATTGACAAGATCATTTCCGTGTTGGACTATTCACTGGAAACCACTGATTTGGCCGATGCGCTTGCCAACATCGACGCCTTGATTCTCGAGTTTGGTTCTCTTGACTTTCTCACGAAATTGCGGAACCAATTGGCAGAAAAGATATCCGTTCAGAAGTCGATCAAGTTGCTTCATGAAGCTAATGATGTCCACCAACAGCTTACTTCGGCATTATCGATAACTGAACTCGCAGACATTGCCAAAAAGGTCAAGCTATCAATCCCCGTGGACGATCCTGTTTCAGATCAGTTGTTGGAGATCTTGAATACTAAAGTAGAAATGTTGGTAAGtgaaaagagaaactcTATACAACCTAAATTTTCAAAGCTACTCCACGATTCTAACTGGTTACAGTCGAATTCGGATATAAGCACTATTCCCTCAGCTACTCTCAACGCTATCAATAGATACGTGAATGATTTGGTCGATTTGCAATCGATCTTAGACCCTCCACTGTATCCTTCGACATGGTGGGCCCTTGATATCTTGTTAGAGCCAATAATAACCAGGTTCAACTACCATTTCAACACTCCGCACATGGAGACTAATAAGATATCCAAGCCCGAATGGGCTCTTGACTTCATCGAGAAGTTCCTCTCGGATAACTTAGCTCTTTTGAACTTGGTTGTAGAAcatatcttcaagttgtgCCACAGAATAGCGACATTTGAAATCATCACGACGTTGTTGAACCCATTGCGAGAAAAGATCTTGTCGTCTATCAAGGTTTTGAATGCCAACATCGACAAATATCTGGAACAGCCTGTGAACCTCGAAAAGAGCGGAAGACTTTTGTCCCATCTCATTTTTGAGTTATCATCCTTCGATCAAAGACTTCGTAATATTTACAAATACAATCCGTACATAGAGAATCTTGCCCAGGCTCCTTCCAAGAAGTGGACTGGTCTTACCGGAGATGTTATGTTACGCGGGAACGACGAAAGTTTGGCTGTGACGAACTGGTTGAACTTTGAGAAACAGTTGGCCAACAAAAGATTCAATAGTGAAATTCTCAACTCTGACGATGCGTTCAGGATTGATTTCGATTACCAAGGCTCTttcgatgaagacgacAGTGAAGTGGTAAAGAATGTTATCAAACCAACCTATTCAGCATATGCCATCGTAAAGTTGTTCGACAACCTCAGTAGTCATTTCCAGACGTTGAGTATTGTTAAATACCAATTGAAGTATGTATCGTCGATTCAGCTTGATTTGCTAGACAAATATTTTGAGAGATTAGACAAGATGCGTAAAGAGTTTAACAACAGCTTTAACCAGAAAGCTATGTTGAACCTTATCCCTGGTGGTCTCAACGAAAAGAATGTAAGAGAGGTGAATACCGATACTGTCAAGCTTGGAATGGCCAATCTTCAGACAATCTCGGAACTCTTCTGTCTGGCCAAGTTCATCAGCAATGCCTTGGAACAATGGAGTGAAGAGTTGATCTTCATTCAACTATGGGAAGCTTTCAAGAGCGTCTCTAAAGATGCTGGACTCAGCATATTTGATGGAACTATCAGACAGTACGATTCACTTGTAGAGAAGCTGTTGGTATTGTACGAGGAGTTCTTCCgaaaagaaatcagaacttctttgaaaaaCTATGTCAATTCCAGCCAATGGaatatttcttccaatgaaGCACCCGAAGTTCCCCAGGAATTGATCGTTTTGGGTAATAACCTACTCACATACTTGGACTATGTAAAACGTACCATGTCAAAGTTGGACTACTTCCTTGTTTCAGACCGGGTGGTGTCGTTGATCTCCATTATCTTGACAGAATACATTGTTACCAACAACCAGTTCAGCAAGGATGGAGCTGcacaattgaaatttgattttgagtATATCGTCAGTGAGTTGAGAGATAGTTTATATCTTGAAGGGGATAAAACTGAGCTTTCTAATAGTCTGAACCATGATTTCTTGCGTTTGAGCCAATCGGTGGAATTCCTCTCAAAACTTGATGCTGCTACTGCCAAACAGTACCAGAGAAAACAGGAACAGTTCCAAGAATTGAGAGACCAGTTTGCGGACGGATTGGAAGCATTGTCCAATCATAACATAGGTGACTTGCTCTTGAGAATCGTATAA
- a CDS encoding protein kinase (go_funtion protein kinase activity; ATP binding~go_process protein amino acid phosphorylation) — MSLQRKRALDENLQNSQNINEKSTKDDNILTKKPVFRYENIARFYNAEPGEPHINIPRKPSAIVIGRSSSCDIKIVGGDVSSKHCQLTITNNNQREYLYIVDISSNGLYVNDEKLGKGPPGVLLRSGDKISFAKTGGSYIVRYMADIVSSEQSKTYKKTFFEDYIIGNQLGSGHYAVVKEARDRSTGDVVAVKIFHPNKQATSNWSQEEAKLQQEMNLLLSIDHPNIVRFISHYIEPINQHSVATYLVLEKMNSGELFQRIINKGKLRENETKAFFKQLLSGLSYLHENNIIHRDIKPENILLDITPRTSKNQKQTGPWDEKEYDVRVKIADFGLAKFIGELKFTNTLCGTPAYVAPEVLKNDRNYSTKVDMWSTGVLLYVCLCGFPPFSDELGPPSMKEQILNGIFAFFSPYWDDIDDVVLDLISSLLAVDVGDRFDVKQTLAHEWFADGQKDVTDVTDDSAGASYFDSIQSIPSKKLIVRSNSQPQAMSIRDRFLSDMNLISDTERSSIL; from the exons ATGTCGCTTCAACGAAAAAGG gcTCTTGATGAGAATCTCCAAAATAGCCAGAATATCAATGAGAAGTCCACTAAAGACGACAATATACTCACGAAAAAGCCGGTTTTCCGCTACGAAAACATCGCCAGGTTCTACAACGCTGAGCCAGGAGAGCCCCATATCAACATTCCGCGTAAACCATCTGCTATAGTGATTGGAAGAAGCAGTTCCTGTGATATCAAAATCGTTGGAGGTGACGTTTCTTCGAAGCATTGCCAGCTAACCATAACGAATAATAACCAGAGAGAATATCTCTACATAGTAGACATTAGTTCAAATGGCTTATATGTGAATGACGAAAAACTCGGCAAGGGTCCTCCTGGGGTATTGCTAAGAAGTGGTGATAAGATCAGCTTTGCCAAAACTGGAGGCTCGTATATAGTCCGATACATGGCCGATATCGTCAGTAGTGAACAGTCAAAGACTTACAAGAAGACATTCTTTGAAGATTACATTATAGGAAATCAATTGGGATCGGGTCATTATGCTGTAGTGAAAGAAGCAAGGGATAGATCGACAGGAGACGTAGTAGCAGTGAAGATATTCCATCCCAACAAGCAGGCTACTTCAAATTGGCTGCAAGAGGAGGCAAAGTTGCAACAGGAGATGAATTTATTGTTGTCTATAGATCACCCAAATATTGTGAGATTCATTTCTCACTATATTGAGCCCATTAACCAACATTCTGTTGCTACGTATTTGGTGCTagagaagatgaactcGGGAGAATTGTTTCAACGAATCATCAATAAGGGCAAACTCCGCGAAAATGAAACCAAGGCATTCTTCAAGCAGCTCTTGTCTGGACTTAGCTACTTGCACGAAAACAACATCATCCATCGTGATATCAAACCTGAAAACATCTTGTTGGATATCACTCCTAGAACATCTaagaaccagaaacagacCGGCCCCTGGGACGAAAAAGAATATGATGTGAGAGTCAAGATTGCCGACTTCGGTCTTGCCAAGTTCATTGGCGAATTGAAGTTCACCAATACCTTATGTGGAACACCAGCATACGTAGCTCCAGAAGTGCTAAAGAACGACAGAAACTACTCTACTAAAGTGGACATGTGGCTGACTGGAGTTTTGTTGTATGTCTGCTTATGTGGGTTCCCTCCATTCAGCGACGAGTTGGGACCTCCGTCGATGAAGGAACAGATTTTGAATGGAATCTTTGCATTTTTCTCTCCATATTGGGATGATATAGATGATGTCGTGTTGGACCTTATCTCGAGCTTGTTGGCCGTAGATGTAGGAGACCGTTTTGATGTCAAACAAACACTAGCTCACGAGTGGTTCGCCGATGGCCAAAAAGATGTGACTGATGTTACCGACGACTCGGCAGGTGCTCTGTATTTTGATAGCATCCAAAGTATCCCATCGAAGAAACTAATAGTTCGTTCTAATTCACAGCCTCAAGCCATGAGTATACGAGATCGATTTCTTTCTGATATGAATCTTATTTCAGATACAGAACGGTCGTCTATACTATAA
- a CDS encoding predicted protein translates to MIKWTSRGSQTLVKVRYNSTASSLKPRPDLLSILPKKRTLNRILFDNDVRLSYSKTIPVLQSIYKHLDTPEEIRLPKFVKAIDLMKLKSVLTAIRTTTNSINKNLVALENELVEQAAEFGDNDAIAILAFETIGKRVDGEKVSKEDYDYATKLVKNLTELQQPLVFKLAGDLAFKQKYYEQAAQYWLQFVDLEPDTILASQVYANLGLYYFTYITPRPDLHLAKKYFEKSIAVGELDKFTIQSHYYLGQLYTTIDPQVSKYHWQISAGRGLKESFASLGFLEMNVFQNYDKAIEWFRLGVEAANDVSCSIGQFDAYLKLSDYKSAYEVLSNLNSISTQIQKLKSNSSQMSRIPPEMAEAMKVNESLLEVFYRTRSSDISSLPSKL, encoded by the coding sequence ATGATTAAATGGACTTCCAGAGGGTCTCAGACTCTTGTGAAAGTGCGATACAATTCTACAGCTAGTTCTTTAAAACCCAGACCGGATTTGCTTCTGATCCTCCCGAAAAAAAGAACTCTCAATCGCATTCTATTTGATAACGATGTCAGGCTAAGTTACTCCAAGACTATACCAGTATTGCAGCTGATCTACAAACATTTAGATACACCCGAAGAGATAAGATTGCCTAAGTTTGTCAAGGCAATAGATCTCATGAAGCTCAAGTCTGTTTTAACTGCGATAAGAACAACCACTAACTCCATAAATAAAAACCTTGTGGCCTTAGAAAATGAACTTGTAGAACAAGCAGCCGAATTCGGTGATAACGACGCCATAGCTATATTGGCATTTGAGACTATTGGTAAGCGAGTCGATGGCGAAAAGGTAAGTAAAGAGGATTACGACTATGCTACCAAGTTAGTCAAGAATCTCACAGAACTCCAACAGCCCTTGGTATTCAAATTGGCTGGAGACTTGGCTTTCAAACAAAAGTACTATGAGCAAGCTGCCCAATACTGGctccaatttgttgatttggaaCCAGACACCATTCTTGCCAGTCAGGTATACGCCAATTTGGGCTTGTACTACTTCACATACATTACTCCTAGACCAGATCTACATCTAGCTAAGAAATACTTTGAAAAGAGTATTGCTGTCGGAGAACTAGACAAATTTACTATTCAGTCACACTACTATTTGGGCCAGTTATATACCACTATAGATCCCCAAGTGTCAAAGTATCATTGGCAGATCAGTGCTGGAAGAGGCTTGAAGGAAAGTTTTGCGTCGCttggatttcttgagatGAATGTGTTTCAGAACTACGACAAAGCTATAGAGTGGTTTCGGCTAGGAGTCGAAGCTGCTAATGATGTAAGCTGTAGCATTGGCCAGTTCGACGCGTACTTGAAATTGCTGGACTATAAGCTGGCGTATGAGGTCTTatcaaatttgaattcTATTCTGACCCAGATTCAAAAGCTcaaatccaattcttctcAGATGTCGCGTATACCACCAGAAATGGCGGAAGCAATGAAAGTCAATGAATCTTTGTTGGAAGTGTTCTATAGAACCAGAAGCTCGGATATCAGTCTGTTGCCTTCGAAGTTATga